aacaccttctaatttttatttacttaaaaataaaatctagacagataaatgtaaataaatataaatatttattatttaatctattggtttaacaaattatattatatctatttaaaaatggaGAGCAAATGAATATATATAGAGTAGCttaaacaattgagagtacacatTAGTTTTACTCGATAAATCCGACTTCCaatttaaataacacattaccgagagaTGCaaacatatctttatttttaagcataacaaatggtttcatttaaagtaaaaataaagaaaaatcacctaaaaacttctaaattgaaaagttttagaagcattttaaataaacataagcaagatttttgcctcaaaaaaattgagaatacaccaatggaatttttatttatctcgcATAGAAAAACGTGTCAACACTGAGTTGCATGtcatttggcttttataatgaccactaaacgtcatggtacccattcgacccatttttgatggtatctgaagatattttgccccattcttcttgcaaaacttgatttaaatgggttgtgtttctaattttgtgtttttggattGTGTTTTGCGTTTTGGACAATGAAAAAGATACCACATTTTAACGCTTAGTGCAGTGTGTTTGGGATCGTTGTCctgcaggaaaatgaaatttccatctaaacccaaattttagcACTTtactttagattgctgctaccatatggttcatccaacttacTGCAGAgatttctcaaatcataggcaaaaATGTAAGAGCTGAAACTGTTAGAAATGTAATTAGACAAtctggatataaaagtcgaattgttagagagaaaccgttcatcagcttgcaaattcagaaaaagcgtttgaagtttgcaaaaactcatccaTTGAAGATCAATGACTTTTGGAAGAgagttatatttagtgatgaaagaaaactcaaaatttttggcagtgacaacatCGCAtcgtatggagaaagcctaatattgCTTTGGACCCGAAAACTTTACGTCCTACAGTGAAACATGGCAGTGACTCCGTCATGCTTTGGGGttgtatggcttcatccgggatagatggcattataaaacACATGCTTTACTTGGATGCACTTTGcagaaatctaaaggaaagtactaaaaatttggatttagatggaaatttcattttccaacagGACAAGACGCCAAACAGATTGCACTTAACGTCAAAATGTGGGGTCTTTTCCATTggaaacagcagttacacacactaccaCAGTCTGCCGACATCCGTGTCATTGAATACCTGTTGGCCACACTCAAAACaatggtccaaaaacacaaaattagaaaaaaaaccatttaaatcaATTGTTGCAAGAATGGGATGATTATTTTCAGATACCatcaaaaatgggtcgaatcggtaccacgataTTTAGTggtcattataaaagccaaatgaCATGCAAATAAATACTGACACTTTCCTTCTAtgagagatattacaaaaatttcattggtatgttctcaattttttgagacaaaaatctacatatgcttatttaaaatgcttctgaaacttttcaattttggaagtttttcgttgatttttctttgcttttactttaaattaaaccgcTTGTTATGAGTGAGTATGAAAATATGTTtgctcttctcggtaatgtgttatttataatgaaagtccAATTTATCAATTGAACTTAAGGTGTATTcgcaattgtttgagccactgcatatataggaaaaaaatttaaaaataacaagcaATTTTTATAAGTGAATATATATCACAAATATGGTTCCAAGTTGAAAACTTTTTatgtaattgatatttaaaaaatatctgtatcttaattataatataataatcttaatatataattaattatagtaataatcaCAATCATCAGTAATTATCGCAACATAAAGAATCTGAATACTTTCTTATCAGCTTGAAATTCATCAGAATCTTAATTACATTTGCTGTAAAACAACACTGACAAATTTATTTGTAGCTgcatatttcaatcaataaatagccagaaataaaatcattctaaatGTTAAATTACAGCGGAATTAAAAAACCAAATGTTCAACAAATCTCACCCAACACAAGCATAAAGTTTCCtagcttaatttatttaatttgaagaatacaaaaaaaataatgaatttcaatcaCATTTGTGTGCTtgttatttaagataattaagtaataaaggtaagaactttaaaaaaagaaggtaTAGTTTTATCGAATTCTAAATATGAATATCCTCCTTTGTTCcaattgctaaaattatttctttgccaataagattttataaaacattatctgCTATCATCCTTCTGGAAAAcccatacaaatatttaaaaaattgcaagcaAAATCCCACTTACTAAACATAAAACTTTGAAACCTATAAATATCTAAGACcccaaattcatttgaatttattcaatagTAAAAAAGCATAAATTGCTCATATTTGTTAGGATAGTACTTTCTGATCGttcattttttattcactgaagcgattagaaatcttgtgcaattgaattttttttaatagtacgttattttaatatattccgaATGTACTTCTTAGATAATAGATACAATTAATTAAGTCACATTAATTATTgtgattaattcttaattaagtaTTGTGATTAATTCTTTACTTATCCCATAATATTCAcaataatgaactaaaaattaaaaactcaccACTGGATAATAAATCaactaaaatgtttattaaataatactcgaattaaatttgtttatttgaatgtattaaaataaataagatgtatcttttttattttattttaacaatgttttatttttgtaaagtaaaatttatttttacaaaagtgtCCATTAAAACCTGACGTGTTTAGATTCACGCAGAAACAAGTCTGGTGAAATGTCTAGAACCACTAAACCTTAGGcgtagaaaaacaaaacaaaacaaaaacccTGAAATATTTTATCGTTATCTGTAGAACCCCTTTTGATTTTTACAGACAGGGAGTTTTGTGTTATCCTATCATCTAGAAGCTGAAAATGGAttagatacccccccccccttcttcgaAGTCTTTTGATTGCTTCTGTTGACTTTCTGACCTTCATACAATACAGAGTGACCAAGACCAAAAGGAATGTCTTGATAAGGAGTTAACCAGTAGCTGCACGTCCCAGTCCTTTACAACTTGTTTTATTTTGCCACTATCTATTTGTTATCACAATCGTAGGCCGTTATAAAAACCCTGGCCTTTAACAGTTCTCCAGTTCTTTACGGCTTAGCGTTACCACTGAAATTACAAAATACCTGCAGGAAATTTTCTTGGAAATAGTAAGTTGACCTCtatctttttcatatattttcattcaaaatttgaatgtctTGTTAAAGGAAATAGTGTTTTCAAATGGttagttagaaataattaaaaatttttcatagtttttaatatatatttgcatttttagtcTTCatgagaaacaaattaaattaaaagacattttaaggtatttttaaatgaaattatttcagttgtagatgattttttaagtgaaaaaattaaatgatcaaaattagTCGTTTAGAAGCCAGTACAAGCAAGATGAGAGTAACTCATTTAGAagaagtaatttgaaaatttgaaaataaaattcttctttagatttctttttttctaatggtacttttaccaaaattttttatttagtaagttaaaaaataatttctggcgatttacttttaatttatttttaccgctttttcaaacataattttttatttgatcactgttttattaaatatattttgccgaAAGATCTTTTGAATGTTGATGCAATAACaatgtattatttcttatttttgaatgtaaattatgtgtgaaataagtaatattcccgttattattttgttgcaaattttcctttcttaacatattaaatttgataaaatttttctagaaaattataaagcattCAGATCTATGAATTATCTTCgtgattaattcaaaataaaataatttagtgcttctgtaaaaaaatatgaaaaaactgaatttttaaaaatatccttcaaaGGAATTTTTCAAATGTCTTTAGTTTATGATGTGTAAGATGTGCTACTAATTATATGATATttccaaatgatattttttattataaaagaaattatataaagattCTTTTCACTATTACACTGAGATTACTTATTTGCATGATTTCACCAACAGTATAATGCCgttcttttatttacaatattaagcaaaaagagtaaattatctttcattttccatttcaagcaaattttcagatttcttccAATTAAATGATTAGTTTAACTCGTTGCTTCTACATCATGCTTAATCGATACTTACAAATcatgatttaataaatagtatGGCATAGGAAAATCCTAGATTCATACcttatcattttcttttagagAGATTTCATCTTCAGGTATAATGCcaaaaacaggtttaaaataaaaatgtatatcctAATACATTATTTCAACAGATGCTTCTTTTGGCATTATAAAAGTGACGTTATGTTAAATATTATCCcgcaaattattttcttttaaaattaatgaaagtatttCTATAAGcgataattttttgttcaaaatttttaagagtaCATCTAAGTTCAATCTTCCAAGAAgacaacttaaaaaattattaaaattttatatgagcaaaattatagtaatattgtatttttttaaattttttttgcatattaaatcatttgaattcaGCTTTCAATTACTATTTTGTTTGTGAATTGCCCttcagataaaattattatacataaatgttgaatttttatataataattgttcttttgattttcatcattttaaatttaaagaatttttatgaacTCGTCTTCTCTTTTGAGTGTTTAATTTTTCGGTGGAAATTTTGCAATCGTTTTTAAACAACTCagtaaagaaaactttaaaatttaaatgaagttcaGAAATGAATGattatgcaatattaaaatgctttcttgTCTGTTTATGAGTTtgcatatttattacaaattctgcaatagataaaaaattttcattgccgATAGATGGCGCGATTCCAAATCATTAACTCAGCAGAAAGTCAAAATAGATTGTAATCGCTATCACGCAAAACCAAAACAACAgaacatatttatttagaaacgttttttttaatatactacgcttttaaaatggagtaaaaggtataaaagaatcttttatttaaataaatatttagtgtttcaattacaccagcctgcaacaatttcttgttttaaaagtaatagttgttttttatgtattttcgcatgcttatttcaaaaataatatcagtttttacgtatcacgtacagttttttttgaaaagcaaattttttaaataagtaaaaatacacagattttttgcgatttggataggataaattaataaagtatacatgtttatttgtttaaataaattccgaaaacctcttatttcattgaaattaaataatacatttatattgaataaatacttataattgtacctgaaaaatttaatgaaatacctgaaaaatgaagtaatgaaataatgaaaaatgaagtacttgaaaaatttaataaagcttaattaaatgacttaattcgtgatttaggtttaactaaagaaaatgcagaattattaggctttcggttaaaagagaaaaatttattaacgacacATATGTCGTTTAGTTGCtacaggaatcgagaaaagcaatttttatcatttttcaaatctgataacttcttggtttaatgtgctgacatacctggtttgttacatgaattagaaggtaatattccttataatccgaatgattgccgactatttatagattcctcaaagaggagtctgaaagcagttttattgcataacgaatctaaacttgcatcagttccagttgcacattccgttttcatgaaagaaacatatgaaagtatggagatgcttctcactaaaataaaatacactgacaacaagtgggcaatatgtgatgacttaaaggttataggtctgcttctcgggcaacaaagtggatttactaaatttccgcgctttatttgtgaatgggatagcagggacagagaaagtcattggatGAAAAAGATATGGCCTAAGAGACAAGAATGGATTTCTGgtcagaagaatattttaaatgaatatttaatagatccacaaaatattttattgcccccaATTCACATAAAATTAggactcataaagcagtttgtgaaagctttggataaagttggaaaatgttttgagtatcttatatcgaagttcccaaaattgtctagcgctaaaattaaagaaggtgtatttgatggaacacaaataaagaaattagttaaagattccaattttgaacaatgtatgacaaatagagagaagcatgcttgggttgcatttaaagatgtcgtagaaggttttttgggaaatgagagaaaagaaaattacaaagaacttgtaactgagttattacgtacttattatcttttggggtgcaatatgagcattaaaattcacttccttcactcacatttagaatacttcccagacaatttaggaaaaatgagtgacgagcaaggtgaaagattccaccaggatataaaggagatggaactcagatatcaaggacggtgggatgttaacatgatggccgattactgttggtctttaaaaagagacagtgatgtggaccataaacgaaaaacccgaaaaagaagctttttgacttcaagaaaaacacaaaagttatcataatattgtaaatgaacagcattattgtgtttaattaatagtaactacagttgcaactctatgcattatactgcattttgttaattttttcatagtcatttgtaaaaaatccttacgcgttacataaaatttagtttgcattttggaatgatatcgtcattgctgatataaatcaattaaaattttacaaacaaaaaaaaattcttttttttgcaggctggtgttattattgaataatataattaaggaagttttttttaaatatttattacttgaatCATATGCTTATAACTATACACGTCTTCTAGGTCCAAATATGCGTTTACTACAGCTTACAACTGTGATTGCATTATGTGCAACTGCTTTCGGCTATTCATGCCCGAATGATGGCCACACTTTCTTCCATGCTGTTGTTTCTACCGGCTGTCAGGTAAGCTGTCTCCTTCTACcatttgcttgtaaataatgtaTGAAAACATTATTGGCCTTCTGGGACATTGCGAATTAATCCTTCCCGATtatcaaaattagtttaaaaaatattttttttttattaactggaagaaaatttattttgtaataacgGTATATTAGGGCTTTTGTTACGATCAACTACTGTCTTACTTTTGTCAGTAGTGATTTCATTACTTGTCTTATATATAAATTCTCTCACCAGTGTTAACCTCTATTCTGGGGCATTGCCAATTAACCCTTCCCGATtatcaaaattagtttaaaaaaatatttttttttattaactggaagaaaattgattttgtaaaaacGGTATATTAGGGTTTTTTTTACAATCAACTACTCTCTAACTTTTGTCAGTTGTGACTcaattacttatatattaattatctcACCAGTGTTAACCTCTATTAAAGAATAGCAATTcaagtttaaaaacttttgatctgaaatgtttaatttttttagcatttattttatattcacattACTTACATTATAAAATGTATGCCTCATACAATTAAATCtgatattgtgaaatttatatgaaatttgctgaaacatttttatttgtgatcttttttgagtaataaattttaaaagagactGCACGTGACATAacagaagtttaataaaaatatcgactgttatattaatgaaaaaaaaagaagcacatttaaatcaaagtagttttttgttgtaaaaagaatgttttgaaagatatgattggtgtaaacatttataaaactttgatttattcatttttgatctTTGCTTACGATCTGGCTATTCTACTTTGTTAATTCTGACAATTGGGAGTTTTTACCGAAATTCAAAAGGAGCAACGAATTTGCAtatcatcttcaaataaaaataagtgcaGTATTTGTTTTCACTCATTAAAATAGTGTTTACCATGCAATTGTTAAAcacaaatatacaaatgaaattatgattttaacgtaaatttattttactacttaATTTAccgtattaaattaaaattgttccaacgttttttttttaattcacattattttcataatacatttctttcaattttttttttaaatgccttttttaaataattagtcaCTCATAGTTTTGGTTGTATTCAAATAAGAAATTGGTATCAATTTCATTagcaaaatttttacataattattaaagaatatttaaaatgaaagaaaaattaacccGAAGTGaagcatatgtttatttattttttttattttactacttgatttgttaatttttagaagaaatgcaaatatgaaaagtttaaatggtgcgttgattttttttagaagagTAAAAACTTTatgttaccattttttttctattcaacaGCTTATAGCGCTGAATTAGATATTCTGAAATCGTGCATATATGTGATTGTTGGACATTATATAAGAATGCatcatatttatcataaaattacattatatggTTTTATTcatctgcatttaaaatatttaaagattttgtatTATAACAATTCACTAAGCgctttttttaagtcatttattaaaatacatacttgATATATGTActtgatatatattaaaagaagaaaaataagtatCTTCTGTATACAagataaatgtgattaaattgcACGTagcgatttatttaaattaaggatagaaaatttagtgtttgaaatgtaatgttatttcaaataacaattctttttattgttttttcttcttttatttcttaagaagacatacttactttttaaatattgtgctTCGTTTAGTTTAACAAATGTTGTTGGTTTTTCTATTCTagtttccaattttaaaattcattttgaatgaattttcaagATTTGAGATATTTCATGCTTTGCTTTATTTCCTTTTCTCGCCTCTTTCATAGGTCTATCATCGATGTGAAAATGGTCAAATGAGTACCATGACTTGTCCCTCTGGTCAAGCTTTTGACCATCATTCTTCTCAATGTGTCGATGCCGCTGCTGTTCACTGCGTCGAAACTGATGGTCACCATCGTCACAAGAGGTCAGATGTCATGGTGCATACAATTTCTCTAGAAGATCTGAAGAAAAGTCTCAAGGAATTATTTGAAGCAATAGTGCTAGCTATTCGCAAAGCTCTTCAAGATTCTGCACCTACGGTACTAGAGCTTATTGATTCCGAATATGCTCCTGTTGTAAATACTGTCAAGAATGATGTTGAGccaattttcaaagataaaatactaCCCAGGTTGATAAAATTCTTCGACTATTCCAAACGTGTTGCCGGAAGGGTGATTAATAAGGCCTATCAGTCATGGGAAATGTCAAATTCCACTCACATCAATTTGGTCTCTTTTTCCGACTTGGCCTCTGATCTTAAGAAAGATATGCAGCCTGTCTTGCAAATGGGTAGATATCTTTCCTCCAGACTTGCTCCTAAATCCCGAGCTAAACGTAGCGCAACTACACCTGTAAATGAAGTTCCAGAGCTTATGCTTCCTTTACTCGAGCCCTATTTTCAGCCAGTGGCAGATAGTATACTTAAGGTAATTGATGGTGAAGAAAATAGCGTTTTGAGCAAAGTAATTTTACCAGTATTAAAGGAAATGTTAGCGGACGAAGAAGCATTGTTCGATCTGAAGCGCATCTTCTGGTCATTTAAAGCTGCTTATTTCCCTCTACTTCATGAAGTAATGGACAAACAGTCCTTTTATACTCCAGAAGGCACTATAATCCAAATTCCTAATTCGAAGATTGAAGAGgcagagaaaaaatttaaaggagaGAGTTGGCCAATCATGAAGAAACTCCTACATAATTATGGACGAAAGCTTCTGTTCACAGCTAGTGACCATGTTCCATTGATTCTCGATTCTTTGGCAAAGTTTAGACCAGTTTATGGCAATCATGCTGGAGTATTCAGTGACTTGACAGTACGATTTCTCTTGAAGCATAAGAAtctttttaagcttaaaaatggCGATTTTACAGACAGCCACACAGTCACTGAGATAGTTAATGATTTGAAACCAATCGGAATCACCATTTTACAAGTAGTTTCAGATTATTTGAGCCAAATGGAGGATTCTTGGTacagttttctttttaacaagGATTCCTTCATCTATCGAATTCTTAACGCAGGTGAACCTAGTTATGCTGTGCCAAGTGGAAACGGTTACGGAGGCAGACCAAGTAACAACGGTTACGATGACAATGCTTTCCTCGGTAACAACCGAGTCTATAACAGcaatagaagattttaaaaaagttttttgcagAGAAAAAGCAGACAGATATTGATCTGTTATACACttagaaacaatttattaaacaaataaatatatttttttgagtaatactgtgtgttgtaatattttttggtgCTTATTTCAATGTAAAGTATTTGAATgtaactaaattatatatatacagttttctaattttagacaaataaagcaagtaaagaaattttatatcgtCATTCAACATTTCttccttttcagtttttttttaaattctaatttatactaaaaatatttttaaaaagattagcCCTTTTTCAAAAGTGTTCTCagtttcgaatattttaaatgattttatttttttatttatctaaatatacaaaaaaaaaatgtgtgtgctAATAGTATCTAGccttaagaaattaataaattgatttgctGTATCTAAGTTAATAAATAACTTCCACATAACCAATGaactatatgaaataaatagtattcatgattttaattaagttttttacattaaaaaaaggaaaaatttcaaacGCAAACTATTTTACGCAAGACCTTTTTAAAGGTATATAAGCCAAATTTATCAATGATCTTTAAATCTGCaagtttttattatcaaatttgattttataaataactgaaaataaaactaaataaatatgcaCTTGTAAAGTGGAACTAATGAATCTATAGAAACGGTATAAGATTGATGCAAAGctatttattctaataatgcTTATTATAATGCTTATTGTCTGAATTTAGtactttttactaaatatgatgcATTTTTGTGAAAATCTTTTTGATAAACCCGGCATCAAAAATTTGTTCCATATCATTGACTCTGACACAGGATCAATAATTCctctctaattcttttttttctttcatttaaaaaatatttagaactttATAAGGAGAACAGGGGAAATTACTATCCATAATAGGGAGATAAGTACCTGaactaatttttatacaaattagcTATCCCATTCAGCTTTTCAGCAAATAAGCTATTATTCAGGTTTTCAGCAAATAAGCTATTATTCAGCTTTTCAGCAAATAAGCTATTATTCAGGTTTTCAGCAAATAAGCTATTATTCAGCTTTTCAGCAAATAAGCTATTATTCAGTTTTCAGCATTGGACAATGAGAATATATAATAGATACAATTTTATATCTGccttttcttttccttattttgtGTTTGGTTGCAACTTTCACTTTGGATTGTtagttggaaataaaataaaactgtgttTGGGGAAGGTCGCTTGAGCTATTCTTTTATAATGGGTTCAACAATGTTTCGAAGATAAAAATCTAATGTCTCACATGATTCCTCATTAGTTGCTGATTCATGCTTGATTTTATAGTGAATAAATACTTCAAAGGATTTACAGAAGGTTAAAGGAAAATTATCTACAGAGACATATTGTACATCAGAAGAGAGATAACAGAAAAGAGTTAAATTCTAATGTCTATTTGAAATACGAAAAAATTTTACTAGTTTGTTAGAAcggtaatattatatatttttaataataatatatattttcataagaacATTTCTTACTCTGactacattttgattttttataaacaaaactgcagaatattaattttaaaataaataaatgaataaaatataataagatatatatgattaaattagattagttattttcaaataagcaGATTTTCCCATAAAAACTGAgtgaacaattttgaattttgcttttcttttcaatatttttaatctgtagTGAAATTTTACATGCGAGATAAGACAATTTTCTCTGATTAGAGAAATCTGAAGCTGAAGTGAATAAACAGAActaatccaaattttatatacagtcAGTAAACCAAATCAGTGACTTACAATAGCtagaatatatgtatttttgactAACAATACGTATATTCTCGTTATTTCAATTCattgatttggtttggtttgattgAGTTTATTGGTGCAAGAACCGTTTATGATTAAACTGTTCCAAATATGTGGCAAGAAttattcttatcttaaaaattagCTTCTAAATTGCGTCATTTTCCAGGACTTGTTAAATTGTAATGTTTGCTAAAAGAAGTCACATggttaaaatgcaatataaaagttatttaagaatcaaatcaaaaagtgaaagaaaatcatttttaaaggtaTTGTAAATAAAAGCGTTTTAATTACTAAGCTATGAGCTCACTGAAAATAGATCacgtttaaattatattaatgctcgagtatttaaaaaaatatatttaccgg
The window above is part of the Argiope bruennichi chromosome 7, qqArgBrue1.1, whole genome shotgun sequence genome. Proteins encoded here:
- the LOC129976451 gene encoding uncharacterized protein LOC129976451: MRLLQLTTVIALCATAFGYSCPNDGHTFFHAVVSTGCQVYHRCENGQMSTMTCPSGQAFDHHSSQCVDAAAVHCVETDGHHRHKRSDVMVHTISLEDLKKSLKELFEAIVLAIRKALQDSAPTVLELIDSEYAPVVNTVKNDVEPIFKDKILPRLIKFFDYSKRVAGRVINKAYQSWEMSNSTHINLVSFSDLASDLKKDMQPVLQMGRYLSSRLAPKSRAKRSATTPVNEVPELMLPLLEPYFQPVADSILKVIDGEENSVLSKVILPVLKEMLADEEALFDLKRIFWSFKAAYFPLLHEVMDKQSFYTPEGTIIQIPNSKIEEAEKKFKGESWPIMKKLLHNYGRKLLFTASDHVPLILDSLAKFRPVYGNHAGVFSDLTVRFLLKHKNLFKLKNGDFTDSHTVTEIVNDLKPIGITILQVVSDYLSQMEDSWYSFLFNKDSFIYRILNAGEPSYAVPSGNGYGGRPSNNGYDDNAFLGNNRVYNSNRRF